A window from Garra rufa chromosome 14, GarRuf1.0, whole genome shotgun sequence encodes these proteins:
- the nphs1 gene encoding LOW QUALITY PROTEIN: nephrin (The sequence of the model RefSeq protein was modified relative to this genomic sequence to represent the inferred CDS: substituted 1 base at 1 genomic stop codon), which yields TIPCRLISPHLLHTLSLVXVPPSQPYIQLESDEPWVEGDEYMVTCIAPDAKPPAEITMFRDGEELTETDSFTMSGSQDKLLNTHAEVNIRARSSDNARQLICRTKNPAAARALETRMTMRVYFPPQPPVIMGLENEEVKAGSFLRVVCMSYGGNPLATLHWAKNGEVLSTSWEEDIVSRRSSSVLKMEVKPEDNHAVLQCESINQVSRSPMSLTRTLTVLFEPAKVTLLGSFEAIEGEEINLCCHTSSSNPPVHIRWWLGFKELNRTNVSISEGDNGGMMTMSNLTHKVSREDNGLSLTCEAFNKGTRFSSVRSEELVVYYPPQKVWLDAPPPNVFLHSGTALRLVCFSSGGNPTGQLVWLKNNKVMQTASKQVSSERGVSRELLLTLQPSDNLATYRCDCSNKAKKVLSAQTKLRVLFPAVSVKIMAKQQELRRGQTLDLECLAGSSNPPANISWSLGPVMLKGVHQAPKRAEFGGMSRTSKLSLALESHHWKKRITCQAFSNVLSEGVNNFYTLDVLFPPEFSDDQPDQVQVIEDETATLPVKVSANPDEITCEWIFQGEKLVKERDPRYHFDDWTLEIVNVSRRDGGDYIIECSNAEGKNRTKLKLDVQCEELITNFDTSD from the exons ACAATCCCCTGCCGGTTAATCTCTCCTCACCTTCTCCACACTCTCTCTCTTGTCTAAGTCCCGCCCTCACAGCCGTACATCCAGCTGGAGTCTGATGAGCCGTGGGTGGAGGGAGACGAATACATGGTGACCTGCATCGCTCCTGATGCAAAACCTCCTGCAGAAATCACCATGTTCAGAG aTGGAGAGGAGCTGACAGAAACCGATTCTTTTACAATGTCAGGCTCACAGGATAAACTTCTAAACACTCATGCTGAAGTCAA CATCAGGGCACGAAGTTCAGACAACGCAAGGCAGCTGATATGTCGAACGAAGAACCCAGCCGCTGCTCGAGCGCTCGAGACTAGGATGACCATGAGGGTATACT TTCCCCCGCAGCCTCCGGTGATCATGGGATTGGAAAATGAAGAGGTCAAAGCTGGTTCCTTTCTAAGGGTGGTGTGCATGTCGTACGGGGGCAACCCACTGGCCACTCTGCATTGGGCTAAG AATGGCGAAGTCCTGTCCACTAGCTGGGAGGAGGATATTGTGTCACGTCGGTCCAGTAGTGTGTTGAAAATGGAGGTGAAGCCAGAGGACAATCATGCTGTGCTGCAGTGCGAAAGCATCAACCAAGTTTCTCGTTCACCAATGTCCCTCACTCGCACTCTCACCGTCCTTT TTGAGCCAGCCAAAGTAACGTTACTGGGTTCATTTGAAGCCATAGAGGGAGAGGAGATCAATCTGTGCTGTCACACTTCCTCTAGTAATCCTCCGGTCCATATCCGCTGGTGGCTCGGGTTCAAGGAGCTCAACAGAACGAATGTTTCCATCTCTGAG GGGGATAATGGTGGGATGATGACAATGTCTAACTTGACGCATAAAGTGTCACGCGAGGACAATGGTCTTTCTCTCACTTGCGAGGCATTCAACAAAGGCACCCGATTCTCTAGCGTTCGGTCTGAAGAGCTTGTTGTTTACT atCCTCCTCAGAAGGTATGGTTAGATGCTCCTCCACCAAACGTCTTCTTACACTCTGGTACAGCTCTTCGTTTAGTCTGTTTCTCCAGTGGTGGGAATCCCACAGGTCAGCTGGTGTGGTTGAAG AACAATAAAGTCATGCAGACCGCATCGAAGCAGGTGTCTTCAGAGCGTGGTGTGTCACGAGAGCTGCTTCTCACCCTCCAGCCCAGTGACAATCTGGCCACCTACCGCTGCGACTGCTCCAACAAAGCCAAGAAAGTTCTGTCCGCCCAAACCAAACTCAGAGTTCTGT TTCCAGCGGTGAGCGTGAAGATCATGGCCAAGCAGCAGGAGCTGCGCAGGGGTCAGACGCTGGATCTGGAATGCCTGGCTGGAAGCAGCAATCCTCCTGCAAATATCAGCTGGAGTTTGGGACCCGTCAT GCTGAAGGGAGTTCATCAGGCTCCTAAACGGGCTGAATTTGGTGGGATGTCCCGAACCAGTAAGCTGTCCCTCGCTCTTGAGTCCCATCACTGGAAGAAAAGGATCACCTGTCAGGCTTTCAGTAACGTGCTGTCCGAGGGTGTCAACAACTTCTACACTCTGGATGTGCTCT TTCCTCCGGAGTTTTCGGATGACCAGCCCGATCAAGTCCAGGTCATTGAGGATGAAACGGCAACGCTTCCTGTCAAAGTCTCGGCCAATCCGGATGAAATCACCTGCGAGTGGATTTTTCAGGGCGAGAAGCTCGTGAAAG AAAGAGATCCTCGTTATCACTTCGACGACTGGACCCTGGAGATCGTGAACGTTTCTCGGCGAGACGGGGGCGATTACATCATAGAGTGCTCCAACGCTGAGGGGAAGAACCGCACTAAGCTGAAGCTGGATGTACAGTGTGAGGAACTCATAACTAACTTTGACACCTCAGACTAA